The nucleotide sequence TGCAACCAGCCTTCAACGACCAGGGCATCTGCCTGAACTGGGGCATTCACTGCCAGAAATGGGTAAAGGTTGAAAAAGATTCCAGTCATCACCAATACCAAGCTAAATAGAACAACTAACCATCCCTGAGCCGTCAACACCCACCGCTGACGACGACAGAGAAGCTGGATGGAAGGGCGGGGTGATCCGGGCATGAACGATGGAAATTGGGATGGCGGATGATTTTATGGCATTAAGACCAGGATAATGCGCCTGAATTCCCCTTGCGGAGGAATTGCGTTAATTTACTGAGGAGGTAGTATTAATTGTCTACCTAGAATGGAGCAAGTAGCGCCTATCTTAAAAGGATGCAGTATTTCAAGCTTTTAATCACTGTTAGCCTACTGGCTCTCGGTCTGAACCATTTCAATCAATTTTCCCGGGCAGGCAACCAGGGGTTTGTTCCAGTTCCCATGCCCCTGGAGGCAGCTCAAAACCCTGGTAAGGTGCTGATCTACGGGCTGTCGGCCCAGGAATGTAATCGACGATACGGACCTGCGGTTCAGCAAATTGTCAACCAACTGGAAAGCCGTAAAATTCCTTACCAGGTGACTCTATCTATTCACTACAGCCCCGCCAGTGCCCAGACAAATTTTGCTCAACTGGAGCAGGCGACAAACGGGGATATGCCCATGGTCTTTGTCAACGGTAAAGTGAAGG is from Leptothermofonsia sichuanensis E412 and encodes:
- a CDS encoding Gfo/Idh/MocA family oxidoreductase → MQYFKLLITVSLLALGLNHFNQFSRAGNQGFVPVPMPLEAAQNPGKVLIYGLSAQECNRRYGPAVQQIVNQLESRKIPYQVTLSIHYSPASAQTNFAQLEQATNGDMPMVFVNGKVKVKPTGEEIAAEYRKMTGR